The following coding sequences are from one Paenibacillus stellifer window:
- the rlmN gene encoding 23S rRNA (adenine(2503)-C(2))-methyltransferase RlmN — translation MKPLIYDLTLEELSQWAKENSEPAFRGGQIFDWLYVKRVSTFEEMSNLPKGLRSKLDEQFTIDGLKEITKLESKDGTVKFLFGLHDDHAIETVIMKHNYGNSVCVTTQVGCRIGCTFCASTLGGLKRDLTPGEIVAQVVRSQQILDARGERVSSIVIMGTGEPFENYDATMKFLRLMIHEKGLNIGQRHITVSTSGIVPSIYKFAEEDTQINLAISIHAPNDTLRSKLMPVNRRYPFNDVMEALRYYQAKTGRRISFEYALIGGVNDQPEHAQELADVLKSMLCHVNLIPVNHVPERKYVRTSRNDIFQFQRILADNGVNVTIRREQGHDIAAACGQLRAKHMELR, via the coding sequence ATGAAACCTTTAATATATGATTTAACATTGGAAGAGCTGTCCCAGTGGGCTAAAGAGAATAGCGAGCCGGCCTTCCGGGGCGGGCAGATTTTCGACTGGCTGTATGTCAAGCGGGTGAGCACTTTTGAAGAAATGAGCAATCTCCCGAAGGGCCTGCGGTCCAAGCTGGACGAGCAGTTCACTATCGACGGGCTGAAGGAAATCACCAAGCTGGAGTCGAAGGACGGTACGGTCAAGTTCCTGTTCGGTCTTCACGACGATCACGCGATCGAGACTGTTATTATGAAGCACAACTACGGCAACAGCGTCTGTGTCACTACACAGGTTGGCTGCCGAATCGGCTGCACGTTCTGCGCATCCACACTGGGCGGTCTGAAACGCGATCTTACTCCGGGTGAAATTGTGGCCCAGGTTGTGCGCTCCCAGCAAATTCTGGACGCCCGCGGCGAACGGGTAAGCAGCATCGTTATCATGGGAACGGGCGAACCGTTCGAGAACTATGATGCGACCATGAAATTCCTTCGTCTAATGATTCACGAAAAAGGCCTGAACATCGGGCAGCGGCATATTACGGTATCCACTAGCGGTATCGTGCCGAGCATTTATAAATTCGCGGAAGAAGATACCCAGATCAATCTGGCGATATCCATCCATGCTCCCAATGACACCCTTCGCTCCAAGCTTATGCCGGTTAACCGGCGCTATCCGTTTAATGATGTGATGGAGGCTCTCCGCTATTATCAGGCGAAGACCGGACGCCGCATCAGCTTCGAGTACGCCCTCATCGGGGGCGTCAACGATCAGCCCGAGCACGCCCAGGAGCTGGCCGACGTTCTGAAGAGCATGCTGTGCCACGTCAATCTGATTCCTGTCAATCATGTGCCGGAGCGCAAGTATGTCCGCACATCCCGAAATGATATTTTTCAATTTCAGCGGATTTTGGCGGATAATGGCGTGAATGTGACTATCAGACGGGAGCAGGGGCATGATATCGCCGCCGCATGCGGCCAGCTGCGCGCCAAACATATGGAGTTGAGGTGA
- a CDS encoding Stp1/IreP family PP2C-type Ser/Thr phosphatase produces MINTVHVSDIGRVRSVNEDSVWTGLTRHGYTLAIIADGMGGHLAGDTASRLALETIRGELEELAPGLTGDELKDALLNAVIKANDTVFEQAGSDERYHNMGTTVVSVLMGEQSGCIGHIGDSRAYIIKDGKAAQLTEDHTLVNELFKNGQISQEELGTHPRRNVLIRALGTDREIQVDLLPIELGPGEVLLLCSDGLSNFVSAEHLGKVAGLQEISLEERADRLLQLALLAGGGDNISVAMLEHQEEAAVPESKEWDR; encoded by the coding sequence TTGATCAATACGGTTCATGTCAGCGATATCGGACGGGTGCGCTCCGTCAATGAAGATTCGGTGTGGACCGGCTTAACCCGACACGGGTATACGCTGGCCATCATCGCCGACGGCATGGGAGGCCATCTGGCGGGTGATACCGCCAGCCGGCTTGCGCTGGAGACGATACGCGGGGAACTGGAGGAATTGGCGCCGGGTCTCACTGGCGACGAGCTCAAAGATGCGCTCCTGAATGCGGTTATCAAGGCGAATGATACAGTCTTTGAACAAGCGGGCAGCGACGAACGCTATCATAACATGGGAACGACTGTCGTATCCGTTCTGATGGGTGAACAGTCGGGATGTATCGGCCATATCGGCGACAGCAGGGCCTACATAATCAAGGATGGCAAGGCGGCGCAGCTTACCGAGGATCATACGCTGGTCAATGAACTGTTCAAGAACGGCCAGATCAGCCAGGAGGAGCTGGGCACCCACCCGCGCCGCAATGTGCTGATCCGCGCGCTTGGCACGGACCGGGAGATCCAGGTCGATCTGCTTCCCATTGAGCTGGGACCGGGAGAAGTGCTGCTCTTGTGCAGTGACGGCTTGAGCAATTTTGTCAGCGCCGAGCATCTGGGGAAGGTTGCCGGGCTGCAGGAGATTTCGCTAGAAGAACGGGCGGACCGATTACTACAGCTGGCACTGCTTGCCGGCGGCGGCGATAATATCAGCGTCGCCATGTTGGAACATCAAGAGGAGGCCGCTGTGCCCGAATCAAAGGAGTGGGATAGATGA
- the pknB gene encoding Stk1 family PASTA domain-containing Ser/Thr kinase, which produces MIGHELGGRYQVIERIGGGGMALVYRAHDILLNRNVAIKVLRNQFVHDEEFIRRFRREAQSAASLSHPNVVSIYDVGQEDEIHYIVMEYVEGKNLNEIIKDRAPLQVDEAVRIATQICDALDHAHQNQIIHRDIKPHNILIGRNGRVKVTDFGIARAVTSTTITQTGSVVGSVHYFSPEHAKGVATGEKSDLYSLGIVIYQMLTGSLPFLGESPISVALKHLQEEFEEPRKLNPMIPQSVENIILKSMRKNPEERYQSAKEMLDDLETCLLPERRSEPKLAFVDDDEDRTRVMPAIKPVQRSGGSKGRDEDRMVKEANMQVRSKKVWGRPALWIGLTLILLLAMTGVVWYVNAKLVVPDVKVPKLVNLQLADAKAKLTEVGLTLEEPVTSEYNPNFAEGVVFEQSKEPDMTVKKGSSIALKVSIAKPLSSMPDLKGHTFDEAVKILTDQGVDPSRITQDSEFSSDTPAGQVIRQNPVSNSQYDPDTANISIVVSKGQESVTTPDLSGLTQDEAKIKLEEAGLELGEVKTESSFTVEKGKVTKQWPYEKGTSAPPGEKITIYLSNGYPPEALEYTFNLPVSPGEEGKKTKITIQYADARNNGENQDWGTRTISRTQVLSVNLVLAPNKDGAVTVYRNGEYYDTYTIPYNDAKNGTVVVPEPSPVNPSPSPSPTQTPTETPVSVEPSADPAMTAPASEQPAGDDAGGAGAETASATVGNSGKGHDKGKGNDKKQ; this is translated from the coding sequence ATGATCGGTCACGAGTTGGGAGGCCGTTACCAAGTCATCGAGCGAATCGGTGGAGGCGGGATGGCTCTGGTCTACAGAGCGCATGATATTCTGCTAAACCGGAATGTCGCAATTAAAGTACTACGCAATCAATTTGTACATGATGAAGAATTTATTCGCCGGTTTCGGCGCGAGGCCCAATCCGCCGCTTCCCTCTCACATCCCAATGTGGTCAGTATTTATGATGTAGGGCAGGAAGATGAAATTCATTATATTGTTATGGAGTATGTGGAAGGCAAGAATCTGAATGAAATTATCAAGGATAGAGCTCCGCTGCAGGTCGACGAAGCCGTGCGGATTGCGACCCAGATCTGCGATGCGCTGGACCACGCCCATCAGAACCAGATTATCCACCGGGATATTAAGCCGCATAATATTTTGATCGGCCGCAACGGCCGGGTTAAGGTGACGGATTTCGGGATTGCCCGTGCCGTGACCTCGACGACGATTACCCAGACGGGATCGGTCGTTGGATCGGTTCATTACTTTTCTCCCGAGCATGCCAAGGGCGTGGCTACCGGAGAGAAGTCGGATCTCTATTCGCTTGGCATCGTCATTTATCAGATGCTGACCGGGAGCCTGCCTTTTCTCGGCGAGAGTCCCATCAGCGTGGCGCTGAAGCATCTCCAGGAGGAGTTCGAGGAGCCTCGCAAGCTGAACCCGATGATTCCACAAAGTGTGGAGAACATCATTTTGAAATCGATGCGGAAAAATCCCGAGGAGCGGTACCAGTCAGCCAAGGAAATGCTCGATGACCTGGAGACCTGCCTGCTCCCGGAGCGGCGGAGCGAGCCCAAGCTGGCTTTTGTGGATGATGACGAGGACCGTACACGGGTGATGCCGGCAATCAAGCCGGTTCAGCGGAGCGGCGGTTCGAAGGGCCGCGATGAAGACCGGATGGTCAAAGAAGCAAATATGCAGGTCAGGAGTAAAAAAGTATGGGGTAGGCCGGCACTGTGGATCGGACTGACGCTTATTCTGCTGCTGGCGATGACCGGAGTTGTATGGTATGTGAATGCCAAGCTCGTTGTTCCCGATGTGAAGGTGCCCAAGCTGGTCAACCTGCAACTTGCTGATGCCAAAGCCAAGCTGACCGAGGTCGGGCTGACGCTTGAGGAGCCGGTTACCAGCGAGTACAATCCGAACTTTGCCGAAGGTGTTGTGTTCGAGCAGAGCAAGGAACCGGATATGACGGTCAAGAAGGGCAGCAGCATTGCGCTCAAGGTAAGCATCGCGAAACCTTTATCCTCTATGCCGGATTTGAAGGGACACACTTTCGATGAGGCCGTCAAGATCTTGACGGATCAGGGGGTCGACCCGAGCCGGATTACCCAGGACAGCGAATTCAGCTCGGATACGCCGGCAGGGCAGGTCATCCGTCAGAATCCGGTGTCGAACAGCCAGTACGACCCGGATACCGCTAACATCTCGATTGTTGTCAGCAAGGGGCAGGAGAGTGTGACAACGCCGGACTTGAGCGGCTTGACTCAGGATGAAGCCAAAATCAAGCTGGAAGAAGCGGGACTTGAACTAGGTGAGGTTAAGACAGAATCCAGCTTCACGGTTGAGAAGGGCAAGGTAACGAAGCAGTGGCCATATGAAAAAGGCACCAGCGCGCCGCCCGGTGAGAAGATCACCATTTACCTGAGCAATGGATATCCGCCTGAAGCGCTTGAATATACGTTCAATCTTCCGGTATCTCCGGGTGAGGAAGGTAAGAAGACGAAGATCACGATCCAGTATGCGGATGCCCGCAATAATGGTGAGAACCAGGACTGGGGCACGCGCACGATCAGCCGGACACAGGTGCTATCGGTGAATTTAGTGCTCGCTCCGAACAAGGATGGTGCGGTTACTGTATACAGAAACGGTGAATATTACGATACTTATACCATCCCGTACAATGACGCCAAGAATGGAACGGTAGTGGTTCCGGAACCTTCACCGGTCAACCCTTCACCTTCTCCTTCACCGACTCAGACACCGACCGAAACGCCTGTCAGCGTTGAACCGTCCGCCGATCCGGCTATGACTGCTCCTGCAAGCGAACAGCCGGCTGGCGATGATGCAGGTGGGGCCGGTGCGGAGACAGCGAGCGCTACAGTGGGCAACTCCGGAAAGGGACATGATAAAGGCAAGGGCAATGATAAGAAGCAGTAG
- the rsgA gene encoding ribosome small subunit-dependent GTPase A, with protein sequence MPEGIIVKALSGYYYVSPLREGEIASVDEPVQCRARGIFKKRGQSPLVGDRVVYSLTENGEGTVDEIGPRESELIRPPVANVQLAVLLFSIREPDLNLQLLDKFLVHIEHAGLETLIVLTKRDLAEDEEEGTALVKRLYEEIGYEVLVTSSRTGDGSEELRRKLEGRVSVFAGQSGVGKSSMLNRIVPGLTLETSEISLRLGRGRHTTRHVELMDIGGGGYVADTPGFSQLDFLELGVEELSSCFREFISYSEECKFRGCTHTHEPGCRVVEAVENGEIADSRYQHYKLFFNEMKDKKRRY encoded by the coding sequence ATGCCTGAAGGCATAATCGTCAAAGCTTTAAGCGGTTATTACTACGTGAGTCCGCTCCGAGAGGGAGAAATTGCCTCCGTAGATGAGCCTGTTCAATGCCGGGCCCGCGGGATATTCAAGAAAAGGGGCCAATCACCGCTTGTTGGAGATCGGGTTGTGTATTCGCTGACCGAGAACGGCGAAGGGACGGTTGACGAGATCGGCCCAAGAGAATCGGAGCTGATCCGTCCTCCGGTGGCAAATGTTCAGCTAGCCGTACTGCTGTTCTCAATCCGCGAGCCGGATCTGAATCTCCAGCTGCTCGATAAATTTCTGGTCCACATCGAGCATGCCGGTCTGGAGACCTTGATCGTGCTGACCAAACGGGATCTTGCAGAAGACGAAGAGGAAGGAACGGCACTTGTGAAGCGACTGTACGAAGAGATCGGTTACGAAGTGCTTGTGACCAGCTCGCGTACAGGTGATGGCAGCGAGGAGCTGCGGAGGAAGCTTGAAGGCAGGGTCAGCGTGTTCGCCGGCCAGTCGGGCGTCGGCAAATCCTCGATGCTTAACCGGATTGTTCCGGGGCTTACGCTGGAGACGAGCGAAATCAGCCTGCGGCTTGGCCGCGGGCGGCATACGACGCGCCATGTAGAGCTTATGGATATCGGCGGCGGGGGATATGTAGCCGATACGCCGGGCTTCAGCCAGCTGGATTTCCTGGAGCTGGGCGTGGAGGAGCTTTCCTCCTGCTTCCGGGAATTCATCTCTTACTCCGAGGAATGCAAATTCCGCGGCTGCACTCATACCCATGAACCCGGCTGCCGGGTTGTCGAAGCCGTGGAGAACGGGGAGATCGCAGACAGCCGCTACCAGCATTACAAGCTGTTCTTCAATGAAATGAAAGACAAGAAGCGGAGGTACTAA
- the rpe gene encoding ribulose-phosphate 3-epimerase, which translates to MIKIAPSLLSADFAALGAEVAEAQASGADWIHVDVMDGHFVPNITLGPPIVKAVKAHTTLPLDVHLMIEKPELYISDFVAAGAGVITVHAEACVHLHRVIHQIKEHGILAGVAINPATPASAIKEILGDVDLVLVMTVNPGFGGQAFIPGTMNKIREIRNWANAIGHDLRIEVDGGISESTAPLVAEAGADVLVAGNAVFGRKDRAAAISAIRAAAENR; encoded by the coding sequence ATGATCAAGATTGCTCCATCTCTGTTGTCGGCGGATTTTGCCGCTCTGGGCGCTGAAGTGGCCGAAGCACAGGCCTCCGGTGCGGACTGGATTCATGTCGATGTAATGGATGGCCATTTTGTGCCCAACATTACGCTCGGACCGCCGATCGTCAAGGCGGTCAAGGCTCATACGACCCTTCCGCTTGACGTTCATCTCATGATCGAGAAGCCGGAGCTCTACATCTCCGATTTTGTCGCAGCCGGCGCGGGGGTCATCACGGTTCACGCCGAAGCGTGCGTGCATCTGCACCGGGTGATTCATCAGATCAAGGAACATGGGATATTGGCAGGTGTGGCAATCAATCCGGCAACCCCTGCTTCTGCGATTAAGGAAATTTTGGGTGATGTTGATCTGGTGCTTGTGATGACGGTCAATCCGGGCTTTGGCGGACAAGCCTTTATTCCGGGGACGATGAATAAAATCCGGGAGATCCGTAATTGGGCGAATGCAATCGGCCATGATCTTCGCATTGAGGTTGACGGGGGAATCTCCGAGTCTACGGCCCCGCTCGTTGCAGAGGCAGGCGCCGACGTGCTGGTTGCCGGCAATGCCGTATTCGGCCGCAAGGACCGGGCAGCGGCGATATCTGCGATACGCGCGGCGGCGGAGAACCGCTGA
- the spoVM gene encoding stage V sporulation protein SpoVM yields MKFYTFKLPKFLGGFVKAILNTFQKN; encoded by the coding sequence ATGAAATTTTATACATTCAAGCTGCCAAAATTTTTGGGTGGATTTGTGAAGGCGATCTTGAATACTTTTCAGAAAAACTGA
- the rpmB gene encoding 50S ribosomal protein L28, whose product MSRKCAVTGKKPSSGNHVSHANNRNRRSWGVNVQKVRVLVNGKPKRVYVSTRALKSGKVERV is encoded by the coding sequence ATGTCCCGTAAATGTGCTGTAACTGGCAAGAAACCGAGCAGCGGTAACCACGTATCCCATGCCAACAACCGCAACCGTCGCTCCTGGGGAGTTAACGTTCAGAAGGTTCGCGTTCTGGTGAATGGCAAACCGAAGCGTGTATACGTAAGCACCCGTGCCCTGAAATCCGGTAAAGTTGAGCGCGTATAA
- a CDS encoding DAK2 domain-containing protein: MTKRSINGMDFTAMVLAGADKLQQHAEHVNSLNVFPVPDGDTGTNMNLTMTAGARELRSNNSASIGQCAGVLSKGLLMGARGNSGVILSQLFRGFGRYAAQYEELNSQQFAAALQTGVDTAYKAVVKPVEGTILTVAKEAARHAVYLARRTTDVTEVMTETLAKAKEALASTPDLLPVLKQVGVVDSGGQGLVYIYEGFFEYLTSGIAAAPAVGQAAAADTAAPAPAVVLVKPEANHLHVQASAQSQLSTEDIEFLYDMEFFINRLLGAGPTSRFDEDEFRKALSVNGDSIIVISDDETIKVHVHSKTPGEVLNLALLYGEITQIHILNMREQHRDLLTAGMDIAPSPEVFADIPEEKSPAPAPAVPPADDLAPYGFIAVSSGDGISEIFKSLGVDVVLAGGQTMNPSTEDFVNAISSISAKHVYILPNNSNIVLAAQQAKELLEGEREITVIPSKSIPQGIAAAFSFQEDETVDSNTSGMLEALSHVKSGQVTYAVRDTKFEEMDIKSGQYIGISNSKIVAAAEDMLGASQALLSNMLENGDEIVTILTGQDADFASTEALTGWLSDNYPEAEVEVHEGGQPIYYYLFSVEA, from the coding sequence TTGACCAAGCGTTCGATTAACGGAATGGATTTTACCGCGATGGTGCTGGCCGGCGCGGACAAACTGCAGCAGCATGCGGAGCACGTCAATTCCCTGAATGTTTTTCCGGTTCCGGACGGGGATACGGGTACCAATATGAATCTGACCATGACGGCGGGAGCGAGAGAGCTTCGCAGCAACAACTCTGCGTCGATCGGCCAGTGTGCCGGCGTTCTGTCCAAGGGGCTTTTGATGGGCGCCCGCGGTAATTCGGGAGTTATTCTGTCCCAGCTGTTTCGGGGGTTCGGCCGCTATGCCGCCCAATATGAGGAACTGAACTCTCAGCAGTTTGCAGCCGCGCTGCAGACAGGAGTCGACACAGCCTACAAAGCGGTAGTCAAGCCAGTGGAGGGAACCATCCTGACCGTGGCCAAGGAAGCTGCCCGGCATGCCGTGTATTTGGCAAGAAGAACTACGGATGTTACGGAAGTCATGACTGAGACGCTTGCCAAGGCGAAAGAAGCTCTGGCATCGACTCCGGATCTGCTGCCGGTGCTTAAACAGGTCGGCGTTGTGGATTCGGGCGGACAGGGTCTGGTCTATATATATGAAGGCTTTTTTGAATATTTGACAAGCGGAATAGCTGCTGCACCGGCTGTAGGACAAGCAGCAGCTGCCGATACAGCGGCGCCTGCACCGGCTGTCGTACTGGTTAAGCCGGAAGCGAATCATCTGCATGTGCAGGCCTCAGCGCAGTCCCAGTTATCGACGGAAGACATTGAATTTCTCTATGACATGGAATTCTTCATTAACCGTCTGCTCGGTGCCGGACCAACTTCACGTTTCGACGAAGACGAATTTCGGAAAGCGTTGTCGGTGAACGGCGATTCCATTATCGTTATCTCCGATGACGAGACCATCAAGGTTCACGTTCATTCCAAGACACCTGGAGAAGTGCTGAATCTGGCGCTCTTGTACGGCGAAATTACCCAAATTCATATCCTGAACATGCGGGAGCAGCATCGGGATCTGCTGACAGCTGGCATGGACATTGCGCCGAGCCCGGAGGTGTTCGCAGACATTCCGGAAGAGAAGAGCCCGGCGCCGGCACCCGCCGTTCCGCCTGCGGATGACCTTGCTCCGTATGGCTTCATTGCGGTATCCTCGGGAGATGGCATCTCGGAAATCTTCAAGAGCCTTGGGGTCGATGTCGTGTTGGCCGGCGGCCAGACGATGAACCCCAGCACGGAGGATTTCGTGAACGCGATCTCTTCGATATCGGCGAAGCATGTATACATTCTGCCGAACAATTCGAATATCGTGCTTGCCGCCCAGCAGGCTAAGGAACTGCTGGAAGGCGAACGCGAAATCACCGTTATTCCAAGCAAGAGCATTCCTCAGGGCATTGCCGCGGCGTTCTCCTTCCAGGAGGATGAGACAGTGGACAGCAATACCTCAGGTATGCTGGAAGCCTTGTCCCATGTGAAATCCGGACAGGTTACCTATGCGGTGAGGGATACGAAGTTTGAAGAGATGGACATTAAATCCGGTCAATATATCGGTATTTCCAATTCCAAGATTGTGGCTGCAGCAGAGGATATGCTGGGCGCCAGCCAGGCGCTGCTGTCTAATATGCTGGAGAATGGCGACGAGATCGTAACGATCCTGACCGGTCAGGACGCAGACTTTGCCTCTACGGAGGCGCTGACGGGCTGGCTTTCGGACAACTATCCGGAAGCTGAGGTCGAGGTTCATGAAGGCGGCCAGCCGATCTATTACTATCTGTTCTCCGTAGAAGCCTAA
- a CDS encoding DegV family protein, translating to MNRTVIVTDSTSDIPPSMASELGIEVVPLTLMFGGESFRDGIDMTPEQFYERLPRSSQLPTTSQPSPVEYMNAYRRIMEQYPDSKILSFHISSGLSGTYQSALLAKSMLEEEGERITVYDSLSASYGFGLLVVHAARLSAEGKSPEEILESVEALRQSRKLYFLVDTLEYLQKGGRIGKASAILGTLLNIKPILSIDQEGIIYAVEKVRGRKKAVARMIELFKADLPGVSVINVAVGHTAEPSSAEEFLQELSQHFTLRERVLTNVGPVVGSHVGNGTLAVFIWPA from the coding sequence ATGAATCGAACCGTTATCGTTACCGACAGCACTTCTGACATTCCGCCTTCGATGGCCAGCGAGCTTGGCATTGAGGTAGTGCCGCTTACGCTCATGTTCGGAGGAGAATCTTTCCGTGACGGTATTGACATGACACCGGAGCAGTTCTATGAGCGCCTTCCCCGTTCTTCCCAGCTGCCGACCACGTCGCAGCCTTCGCCGGTCGAATACATGAATGCGTACCGCCGGATTATGGAACAGTACCCGGACAGCAAGATTCTGTCCTTTCATATTTCCTCTGGCCTGAGCGGCACGTATCAATCCGCCCTTCTGGCCAAATCGATGCTTGAAGAAGAGGGAGAGCGGATTACCGTGTATGACTCGCTCTCCGCTTCTTACGGCTTCGGTCTGCTGGTCGTTCATGCTGCGCGTCTATCCGCTGAAGGTAAATCTCCCGAAGAAATTCTGGAGTCGGTTGAAGCGCTGCGGCAGTCGCGGAAGCTCTATTTTCTAGTGGACACGCTGGAATATTTGCAAAAAGGCGGGCGGATCGGCAAAGCCTCGGCAATTCTCGGCACCTTGCTTAACATTAAACCAATCCTGTCCATTGATCAGGAAGGGATTATTTATGCCGTAGAGAAAGTCCGCGGCCGCAAGAAGGCGGTGGCACGGATGATCGAGCTGTTCAAAGCCGACCTTCCCGGCGTCAGTGTCATCAATGTCGCTGTCGGGCATACAGCCGAGCCTTCTTCCGCTGAAGAGTTCCTGCAGGAGCTCTCGCAGCATTTTACGCTGAGGGAACGAGTGTTGACCAATGTAGGGCCTGTTGTGGGGAGTCATGTCGGAAACGGCACGCTTGCCGTTTTTATATGGCCGGCTTGA
- the recG gene encoding ATP-dependent DNA helicase RecG, which translates to MTISLDRIEVNQIGGVSAQKKLELHAFNIYTVQDLLEYFPFRYEDYRPKSLSEVKHGDKVTVEAKVMGVPVLQRFGGKSRVSCKMMAEPWMFTATWFNRHYVREQLTPGRHVVISGKWDQKRSQITVTDYEFPDRGEGKTGTLQPVYSVGGKITQGWLRKTIAQALLQYGDLVPEILPQFIIQKHELMPRKRAIATIHQPEDSREGQQGRRRMVYEELFLFQLKVQAFRTLNRGRMDGVVHTVDNATVRQFVRSLPFELTNAQKQAELEILHDMRSSYCMNRLLQGDVGSGKTALAAIALFASVRSGFQGALMVPTEILAEQHSRSLQAMFEPFGISVALLTGSITGRKRKDLLASLQMGLVDVIVGTHALIQEDVFFRELGMVVTDEQHRFGVNQRSILRRKGYNPDVLTMTATPIPRTLAITVFGDMDVSTLSERPKGRIPISTYWVKPDKMERVFNFISREVDQGRQAYVICPLIEESDKLDVQNAIDLHIQLSGAFPGYRVGLLHGRMTPAEKDEVMRAFYSNEVQVLVSTTVVEVGVDVPNATLMIIVDADRFGLSQLHQLRGRVGRGEHASYCVLVADPKSEQGRERMTAMTETNDGFEVSRRDLELRGPGDFFGTKQSGLPEFRLADLTADFAVLEQARDDAAALLRDGSFWTSAEYAPLRGYLQKEQIFQGDLID; encoded by the coding sequence ATGACTATTTCACTGGATCGCATAGAGGTTAATCAAATCGGCGGCGTGAGCGCTCAAAAGAAACTTGAGCTTCACGCCTTTAATATCTATACCGTACAGGATCTGCTGGAGTACTTTCCGTTCCGTTATGAGGACTATCGTCCAAAATCGCTCAGTGAAGTGAAGCATGGGGACAAAGTTACCGTTGAGGCCAAAGTGATGGGGGTTCCGGTTCTGCAGCGGTTCGGAGGGAAGTCACGGGTCAGCTGCAAAATGATGGCGGAGCCGTGGATGTTCACTGCGACCTGGTTCAACCGGCATTATGTGCGGGAACAGCTGACGCCCGGGCGGCATGTGGTCATCAGCGGCAAATGGGATCAGAAGCGTTCGCAGATCACGGTTACCGATTACGAGTTCCCGGACCGGGGCGAGGGCAAGACGGGAACGCTGCAGCCGGTATACTCCGTTGGCGGGAAGATCACGCAGGGCTGGCTTCGCAAGACGATTGCCCAGGCGCTGCTGCAGTATGGTGATCTTGTACCGGAAATTTTACCCCAGTTCATCATTCAGAAGCATGAGCTGATGCCGCGCAAACGAGCGATCGCCACGATTCATCAGCCGGAGGACTCGCGCGAAGGGCAGCAGGGGCGGCGCCGGATGGTCTACGAGGAGCTGTTCCTGTTCCAGCTGAAGGTGCAAGCCTTCCGGACTTTGAACCGTGGACGGATGGACGGTGTAGTGCATACGGTGGATAACGCGACAGTCCGGCAGTTCGTGCGCAGCCTTCCTTTTGAACTGACGAATGCGCAGAAACAGGCGGAGCTGGAAATTCTGCATGATATGCGCTCATCCTATTGCATGAACCGGTTGCTTCAAGGCGATGTCGGTTCGGGTAAAACGGCGCTCGCGGCAATTGCGCTGTTCGCTTCGGTTCGTTCCGGTTTCCAGGGTGCGTTGATGGTGCCGACAGAGATTCTGGCCGAGCAGCACAGCCGTTCGCTGCAAGCCATGTTCGAGCCGTTCGGCATTTCCGTCGCTCTTCTGACGGGCAGCATTACCGGCCGCAAACGGAAGGATCTGCTGGCTTCACTTCAGATGGGACTTGTGGACGTCATCGTCGGAACACATGCGCTGATCCAGGAGGATGTGTTCTTTCGGGAACTGGGCATGGTTGTGACCGACGAGCAGCATCGCTTCGGCGTGAACCAGCGAAGCATCCTCCGCCGGAAGGGTTACAATCCCGATGTGCTGACGATGACCGCAACGCCGATTCCCCGGACGCTGGCGATTACCGTCTTCGGGGATATGGATGTCTCGACCTTGTCCGAGCGGCCTAAGGGGCGGATTCCCATTTCAACTTATTGGGTCAAGCCGGACAAGATGGAGCGCGTGTTCAATTTCATCAGCCGCGAAGTCGATCAGGGGAGACAAGCCTATGTCATATGTCCGTTGATCGAAGAGTCGGACAAGCTCGACGTCCAGAACGCGATTGATCTCCATATTCAGCTTAGCGGAGCCTTTCCAGGCTACCGTGTAGGTCTTCTGCACGGCCGAATGACGCCGGCCGAGAAGGACGAGGTAATGCGGGCTTTTTACAGCAATGAGGTGCAGGTACTTGTGTCCACCACCGTCGTCGAAGTCGGTGTCGATGTGCCCAACGCCACCCTGATGATCATCGTGGACGCCGACCGGTTCGGCCTGTCCCAGCTTCATCAGCTCCGGGGCCGGGTGGGCCGCGGTGAGCATGCCTCCTACTGTGTGCTGGTGGCAGATCCGAAGTCGGAGCAGGGACGTGAGCGGATGACCGCCATGACCGAGACCAACGACGGATTCGAGGTGTCCCGGCGGGACCTGGAGCTTCGGGGGCCGGGCGATTTCTTCGGCACGAAGCAGAGCGGTCTGCCGGAGTTCAGGCTGGCCGATCTGACGGCGGATTTTGCCGTTCTGGAGCAGGCGCGCGACGATGCGGCAGCGCTTCTCAGGGACGGCTCCTTCTGGACCTCGGCCGAATATGCGCCGCTGCGCGGGTATTTGCAGAAAGAGCAAATTTTTCAGGGCGATCTGATCGATTGA